From the Kogia breviceps isolate mKogBre1 chromosome 15, mKogBre1 haplotype 1, whole genome shotgun sequence genome, one window contains:
- the DDX51 gene encoding ATP-dependent RNA helicase DDX51 isoform X1, protein MALFHVARYAGPEAAGAEAEAEAEADGRARALLERLRCRARERQLQKQPPQQEPAEAAEAAQTAQAAGKRRRRPRRTRRCKSGGAPGSPHAPPCKRRKADNEDEDAGAGGASRGGAGPWDSALRGADALPRPRFCRTESSEETPAADSVGAEAAGSPEGQGGPLPEEATGPPAHALVLGGFGRSKAPKVQPFLPAWLAEPSCVGKNVTEGLVSIEDIPEVHPDLRKRLRAQGISSYFPVQAAVIPALLESAASGFLVSRGGCRPSDVCVSAPTGSGKTLAFVLPVVQALLPRAVCRVRALVVLPTKELAQQVSRVFNVYAEATPLRVALVTGQKSLAKEQESLVQDTADGFRCLADIVVATPGRLVDHIEQTPGFSLQHLRFLVIDEADRVIDSMHQSWLPRVVAAAFPSEAARDPFALLQRTQPRAVTAASVCCPQMPLQKLLFSATLTQNPEKLQQLGLYRPRLFSTGSVHGGPRDPDADGDSGGKYTFPAGLTHRYVPCSLRLKPLVVLHLILEMNLSRVLCFTNSRENSHRLFLLVQAFGGVRVADFSSRYGPGSRKLILKQFQQGKIQLLISTDATARGIDVQGVQLVVNYDAPQYLRTYVHRVGRTARAGKAGQALTLLLKVQERRFIRMLGEGGVPGLQRHDAPSELLQPLVPRYQEALAQLERAVREERKSGGCLQRLGTGWRGLPPRAGGAPPSRRRAERCLPDAGAGAGTPQPGEPRAAGAPLPWARPPGHKALAQA, encoded by the exons ATGGCGCTCTTTCACGTTGCGAGGTACGCGGGCCCCGAGGCGGCCGGGGCGGAGGCCGAGGCCGAGGCTGAGGCGGACGGCCGGGCTCGCGCGCTGCTGGAGCGGCTGCGGTGCCGGGCCCGAGAGCGGCAGCTGCAGAAGCAGCCGCCGCAGCAAGAGCCCGCGGAGGCCGCGGAGGCCGCGCAGACCGCGCAGGCAGCGGGGAAGCGGCGACGGCGGCCGCGCAGAACGCGGAGGTGCAAGAGCGGCGGGGCGCCGGGGAGCCCGCACGCACCTCCCTGCAAGCGGCGGAAGGCGGACAACGAGGATGAGGACGCGGGCGCAGGTGGGGCTtcgcggggcggggcgggtccTTGGGACTCGGCACTGCGTGGGGCTGACGCGCTGCCCCGTCCCCGCTTCTGCCGCACAGAGAGCAGCGAGGAGACGCCGGCGGCGGACAGCGTGGGCGCCGAAGCCGCTGGGTCGCCGGAGGGCCAGGGCGGGCCGCTCCCCGAAGAGGCCACTGGTCCCCCAGCCCACGCCTTGGTGCTCGGGGGCTTCGGGAGGAGCAAGGCGCCAAAG GTCCAGCCTTTCCTGCCAGCGTGGCTGGCTGAGCCAAGCTGCGTTGGAAAGAATGTCACCGAAGGCCTGGTGTCTATCGAGGATATCCCGGAAGTCCACCCGGACCTGCGGAAGAGGCTGCGGGCTCAGGGCATCTCGTCCTACTTTCCAG TGCAGGCAGCAGTGATCCCCGCTCTCCTGGAGAGCGCAGCCAGCGGGTTCCTGGTGAGCAGAGGCGGCTGCCGGCCCAGCGACGTCTGTGTTTCCGCCCCAACGGGCAGCGGGAAGACCCTGGCCTTCGTCCTCCCTGTGGTGCAG GCCTTGCTTCCGCGAGCCGTGTgccgggttcgtgccctggttgtGCTGCCGACCAAGGAGCTGGCCCAGCAG GTGAGCAGGGTGTTCAACGTCTACGCAGAGGCCACTCCCCTGCGGGTTGCCCTGGTCACCGGGCAGAAGTCGCTGGCCAAGGAGCAGGAGAGCCTCGTGCAGGACAC AGCAGACGGCTTCCGCTGCCTGGCAGACATCGTGGTGGCCACCCCCGGCCGCCTGGTGGACCACATCGAGCAGACCCCAGGATTCAGCCTCCAGCACCTCCGCTTCCTG gTGATTGACGAGGCCGACCGCGTGATAGACAGCATGCACCAGTCCTGGCTGCCGCGCGTGGTGGCCGCGGCCTTTCCCAGTGAGGCCGCTAGGGACCCCTTTGCTCTGCTCCAGAGAACGCAGCCCCGGGCTGTGACTGCAGCCAG CGTCTGCTGCCCCCAGATGCCACTGCAGAAACTACTCTTCTCGGCCACCCTGACCCAGAACCCCGAAAAGCTGCAGCAGCTCGGCCTCTACCGGCCCCGGCTCTTTTCCACGGGGTCGGTGCACGGGGGCCCCAGAGACCCCGACGCGGACGGGGACTCGGGCGGGAAGTACACCTTCCCCGCGGGGCTCACG CACCGCTACGTGCCCTGCAGCCTCCGCCTCAAGCCGCTGGTCGTCCTGCACCTGATCCTGGAGATGAATCTCTCAAGGGTTCTGTGTTTCACCAACTCCCGCGAGAACTCGCACAG GCTGTTCCTGCTGGTCCAGGCTTTCGGGGGCGTGCGCGTGGCTGACTTCTCCTCCCGCTATGGGCCTGGCTCCAGGAAGCTGATCTTGAAGCAGTTTCAGCAGGGGAAGATCCAGCT CCTCATCAGCACTGACGCCACGGCCCGTGGCATCGACGTGCAGGGCGTGCAGCTGGTGGTGAACTATGACGCCCCCCAGTACCTGCGGACCTACGTGCACCG GGTTGGAAGAACCGCCCGCGCCGGAAAAGCCGGACAGGCCTTGACACTGCTGCTCAAGGTGCAG GAGAGGAGATTTATCCGGATGCTCGGCGAAGGCGGGGTGCCCGGGCTGCAGCGGCATGACGCCCCCAGCGAGCTCCTGCAGCCGCTGGTCCCGCGGTACCAGGAGGCCCTGGCCCAGCTGGAGAGGGCTGTCAGG GAGGAGCGGAAAAGCGGAGGCTGCCTGCAGAGGCTGGGGACAGGCTGGCGAGGGCTCCCCCCGCGTGCTGGCGGGGCGCCCCCTTCCCGGAGACGTGCTGAGCGCTGCTTGCCAGACGCAGGAGCGGGAGCCGGGACCCCTCAGCCGGGGGAGCCTCGAGCCGCAGGCGCGCCTCTGCCCTGGGCCCGGCCCCCTGGACACAAGGCTCTGGCCCAGGCCTGA
- the DDX51 gene encoding ATP-dependent RNA helicase DDX51 isoform X2, producing MALFHVARYAGPEAAGAEAEAEAEADGRARALLERLRCRARERQLQKQPPQQEPAEAAEAAQTAQAAGKRRRRPRRTRRCKSGGAPGSPHAPPCKRRKADNEDEDAGAESSEETPAADSVGAEAAGSPEGQGGPLPEEATGPPAHALVLGGFGRSKAPKVQPFLPAWLAEPSCVGKNVTEGLVSIEDIPEVHPDLRKRLRAQGISSYFPVQAAVIPALLESAASGFLVSRGGCRPSDVCVSAPTGSGKTLAFVLPVVQALLPRAVCRVRALVVLPTKELAQQVSRVFNVYAEATPLRVALVTGQKSLAKEQESLVQDTADGFRCLADIVVATPGRLVDHIEQTPGFSLQHLRFLVIDEADRVIDSMHQSWLPRVVAAAFPSEAARDPFALLQRTQPRAVTAASVCCPQMPLQKLLFSATLTQNPEKLQQLGLYRPRLFSTGSVHGGPRDPDADGDSGGKYTFPAGLTHRYVPCSLRLKPLVVLHLILEMNLSRVLCFTNSRENSHRLFLLVQAFGGVRVADFSSRYGPGSRKLILKQFQQGKIQLLISTDATARGIDVQGVQLVVNYDAPQYLRTYVHRVGRTARAGKAGQALTLLLKVQERRFIRMLGEGGVPGLQRHDAPSELLQPLVPRYQEALAQLERAVREERKSGGCLQRLGTGWRGLPPRAGGAPPSRRRAERCLPDAGAGAGTPQPGEPRAAGAPLPWARPPGHKALAQA from the exons ATGGCGCTCTTTCACGTTGCGAGGTACGCGGGCCCCGAGGCGGCCGGGGCGGAGGCCGAGGCCGAGGCTGAGGCGGACGGCCGGGCTCGCGCGCTGCTGGAGCGGCTGCGGTGCCGGGCCCGAGAGCGGCAGCTGCAGAAGCAGCCGCCGCAGCAAGAGCCCGCGGAGGCCGCGGAGGCCGCGCAGACCGCGCAGGCAGCGGGGAAGCGGCGACGGCGGCCGCGCAGAACGCGGAGGTGCAAGAGCGGCGGGGCGCCGGGGAGCCCGCACGCACCTCCCTGCAAGCGGCGGAAGGCGGACAACGAGGATGAGGACGCGGGCGCAG AGAGCAGCGAGGAGACGCCGGCGGCGGACAGCGTGGGCGCCGAAGCCGCTGGGTCGCCGGAGGGCCAGGGCGGGCCGCTCCCCGAAGAGGCCACTGGTCCCCCAGCCCACGCCTTGGTGCTCGGGGGCTTCGGGAGGAGCAAGGCGCCAAAG GTCCAGCCTTTCCTGCCAGCGTGGCTGGCTGAGCCAAGCTGCGTTGGAAAGAATGTCACCGAAGGCCTGGTGTCTATCGAGGATATCCCGGAAGTCCACCCGGACCTGCGGAAGAGGCTGCGGGCTCAGGGCATCTCGTCCTACTTTCCAG TGCAGGCAGCAGTGATCCCCGCTCTCCTGGAGAGCGCAGCCAGCGGGTTCCTGGTGAGCAGAGGCGGCTGCCGGCCCAGCGACGTCTGTGTTTCCGCCCCAACGGGCAGCGGGAAGACCCTGGCCTTCGTCCTCCCTGTGGTGCAG GCCTTGCTTCCGCGAGCCGTGTgccgggttcgtgccctggttgtGCTGCCGACCAAGGAGCTGGCCCAGCAG GTGAGCAGGGTGTTCAACGTCTACGCAGAGGCCACTCCCCTGCGGGTTGCCCTGGTCACCGGGCAGAAGTCGCTGGCCAAGGAGCAGGAGAGCCTCGTGCAGGACAC AGCAGACGGCTTCCGCTGCCTGGCAGACATCGTGGTGGCCACCCCCGGCCGCCTGGTGGACCACATCGAGCAGACCCCAGGATTCAGCCTCCAGCACCTCCGCTTCCTG gTGATTGACGAGGCCGACCGCGTGATAGACAGCATGCACCAGTCCTGGCTGCCGCGCGTGGTGGCCGCGGCCTTTCCCAGTGAGGCCGCTAGGGACCCCTTTGCTCTGCTCCAGAGAACGCAGCCCCGGGCTGTGACTGCAGCCAG CGTCTGCTGCCCCCAGATGCCACTGCAGAAACTACTCTTCTCGGCCACCCTGACCCAGAACCCCGAAAAGCTGCAGCAGCTCGGCCTCTACCGGCCCCGGCTCTTTTCCACGGGGTCGGTGCACGGGGGCCCCAGAGACCCCGACGCGGACGGGGACTCGGGCGGGAAGTACACCTTCCCCGCGGGGCTCACG CACCGCTACGTGCCCTGCAGCCTCCGCCTCAAGCCGCTGGTCGTCCTGCACCTGATCCTGGAGATGAATCTCTCAAGGGTTCTGTGTTTCACCAACTCCCGCGAGAACTCGCACAG GCTGTTCCTGCTGGTCCAGGCTTTCGGGGGCGTGCGCGTGGCTGACTTCTCCTCCCGCTATGGGCCTGGCTCCAGGAAGCTGATCTTGAAGCAGTTTCAGCAGGGGAAGATCCAGCT CCTCATCAGCACTGACGCCACGGCCCGTGGCATCGACGTGCAGGGCGTGCAGCTGGTGGTGAACTATGACGCCCCCCAGTACCTGCGGACCTACGTGCACCG GGTTGGAAGAACCGCCCGCGCCGGAAAAGCCGGACAGGCCTTGACACTGCTGCTCAAGGTGCAG GAGAGGAGATTTATCCGGATGCTCGGCGAAGGCGGGGTGCCCGGGCTGCAGCGGCATGACGCCCCCAGCGAGCTCCTGCAGCCGCTGGTCCCGCGGTACCAGGAGGCCCTGGCCCAGCTGGAGAGGGCTGTCAGG GAGGAGCGGAAAAGCGGAGGCTGCCTGCAGAGGCTGGGGACAGGCTGGCGAGGGCTCCCCCCGCGTGCTGGCGGGGCGCCCCCTTCCCGGAGACGTGCTGAGCGCTGCTTGCCAGACGCAGGAGCGGGAGCCGGGACCCCTCAGCCGGGGGAGCCTCGAGCCGCAGGCGCGCCTCTGCCCTGGGCCCGGCCCCCTGGACACAAGGCTCTGGCCCAGGCCTGA